Proteins encoded by one window of Pseudonocardia sp. HH130629-09:
- a CDS encoding DMT family transporter, protein MAWIYLVVSGVLETVWAAALSQSRGFSRLGPSLLFAGALALSMGGLALALRDLPVGTAYAVWVGIGAVGTALYGMAALGEPATTARLLCLLAIVAGVVGLKVLH, encoded by the coding sequence ATGGCATGGATCTACCTCGTGGTCTCCGGTGTGCTGGAGACGGTGTGGGCCGCGGCGCTGTCGCAGAGCCGCGGGTTCAGCAGGCTCGGCCCGTCGCTGCTGTTCGCGGGCGCGCTGGCGCTGAGCATGGGCGGCCTGGCCCTGGCCCTGCGCGACCTGCCGGTCGGCACGGCGTACGCCGTCTGGGTCGGGATCGGTGCGGTCGGCACGGCGCTCTACGGCATGGCCGCCCTCGGCGAGCCGGCGACGACGGCGCGGCTGCTGTGCCTGCTGGCGATCGTCGCCGGCGTCGTGGGGCTCAAGGTCCTGCACTGA
- a CDS encoding (2Fe-2S)-binding protein, which produces MPIQTFKLNGEIVTVDVEDDVRLLWVLRDLLGVTGPKYGCGINVCKACTSHINGKAFNPCATPVGDLSDSDEVTTIEGLADGDTLHPMQDAWIEYDVAQCGYCQPGQIMAAVALVKQCAEEGRTIDDSALDEIRNICRCGTYNRIREAIKAGAGAM; this is translated from the coding sequence ATGCCCATCCAGACTTTCAAGCTCAACGGCGAGATCGTGACCGTCGACGTCGAGGACGATGTGCGCCTGCTGTGGGTCCTGCGGGACCTGCTCGGGGTGACCGGCCCGAAGTACGGCTGCGGGATCAACGTCTGCAAGGCGTGCACCAGCCACATCAACGGCAAGGCGTTCAACCCGTGCGCCACCCCGGTCGGTGACCTCTCCGACTCCGACGAGGTCACGACGATCGAGGGTCTCGCCGACGGCGACACGCTGCACCCCATGCAGGACGCCTGGATCGAGTACGACGTCGCGCAGTGCGGCTACTGCCAGCCGGGCCAGATCATGGCCGCGGTGGCGCTGGTGAAGCAGTGCGCCGAGGAGGGCCGCACGATCGACGACTCGGCCCTCGACGAGATCCGCAACATCTGCCGGTGCGGCACCTACAACCGCATCCGCGAGGCGATCAAGGCCGGCGCCGGCGCCATGTGA
- a CDS encoding molybdopterin cofactor-binding domain-containing protein codes for MPAHSATAIERPASGDRKHVSRRRFLGYLVAAPTLVVAAEIGRQAWFPGVPQANAAAIPSPPLPAELYDLLDALRDSMRPTANLIRIEVNRDGTVSFAMPRADNGQGIITSTQMIIAEEMNLDPDQVVVTLADARPELVFNQLTAGSSTTFSTYTPIRVAAALAQKRLLDAAANELRQDVNVLRSRQGLITGNNGEELPFGELTEMASSAVNEAVDVVLKDREEFTVIGTPRTKSDARAMVTGTKRFATDLQIPDALPTVICRGPNLNSAPRGANNIDEVRTMPGVTDVVEMSTGVAVRAKTFGQAVDGVNALDVTWDGGTVEGENDRSVLEKVRAGELPLAVPQVPGETLEGDFVFYFRSNSSLETNSAIADVRGDTAEIWGPAKNPIAAQAEIAKKLGIPQSAVTFHVIEGGGSFGRKLFFDAAEEAAEVSQLMGKPVKLMWTRADDSRQGRMHPMSTCRVRAQVSGDAVSSFEIRHTSVATEGNPGLGEAITAAAQKAPGGNYTVSQALYVLTQTNPYNVGVATSLLNEVDMRFNTSSMRNIYSPDTSTARELMVDQIANRMGKDPYEFRSAYTKLTRWKDVVDRAAEEADWGKSMPEGTAQGIAMHVEYKGVACAVVELDCRPETVNRKIRQARTGPRVTKVTYVVDGGLIINPRGYEAQMMGGINDGIAMTLTSGMHLEDGHFIEASWDNYFYTRQWNTPPEMKIILIENSEAPEPGGAGEFGVAATCGAIACAYVRATGKVPTEFPILHNEPLPFDPYPTIPPVPPSPTDGLALAR; via the coding sequence ATGCCCGCTCACAGCGCCACCGCCATCGAGCGCCCGGCGTCCGGCGACCGCAAGCACGTCAGCCGGCGGCGGTTCCTCGGCTACCTGGTCGCCGCCCCCACGCTGGTCGTCGCGGCCGAGATCGGGCGTCAGGCGTGGTTCCCCGGCGTCCCGCAGGCGAACGCGGCGGCGATCCCGTCGCCGCCCCTGCCCGCCGAGCTCTACGACCTGCTCGACGCACTGCGCGACTCGATGCGGCCGACGGCGAACCTCATCCGCATCGAGGTGAACCGCGACGGCACCGTCTCGTTCGCGATGCCCCGGGCCGACAACGGCCAGGGCATCATCACCTCGACGCAGATGATCATCGCCGAGGAGATGAACCTCGACCCCGACCAGGTCGTCGTGACGCTCGCCGACGCCCGTCCGGAGCTGGTGTTCAACCAGCTGACCGCCGGTTCCAGCACGACGTTCTCGACCTACACCCCGATCCGGGTGGCGGCCGCACTCGCGCAGAAGAGGCTGCTCGACGCCGCGGCGAACGAGCTGCGACAGGACGTCAACGTGCTGCGGAGCCGGCAGGGCCTCATCACCGGCAACAACGGTGAGGAGCTGCCCTTCGGCGAGCTCACCGAGATGGCGTCGAGCGCGGTCAACGAGGCCGTCGACGTCGTGCTGAAGGACCGCGAGGAGTTCACCGTCATCGGGACCCCGCGCACCAAGTCCGACGCGCGGGCGATGGTGACCGGGACGAAGAGGTTCGCCACGGACCTGCAGATCCCGGACGCGCTGCCGACCGTCATCTGCCGCGGCCCGAACCTGAACTCGGCCCCGCGCGGGGCGAACAACATCGACGAGGTCCGCACCATGCCCGGCGTCACCGACGTCGTGGAGATGTCGACCGGTGTCGCGGTGCGTGCGAAGACCTTCGGCCAGGCCGTGGACGGGGTCAACGCGCTGGACGTGACCTGGGACGGCGGGACGGTCGAGGGCGAGAACGACCGCTCGGTGCTGGAGAAGGTGCGGGCGGGAGAGCTCCCGCTGGCCGTGCCGCAGGTCCCGGGCGAGACGCTCGAGGGCGACTTCGTCTTCTACTTCCGGAGCAACTCCTCGCTCGAGACCAACTCGGCGATCGCCGACGTCCGCGGCGACACCGCGGAGATCTGGGGCCCGGCGAAGAACCCGATCGCGGCGCAGGCCGAGATCGCGAAGAAGCTCGGCATCCCGCAGAGCGCGGTCACCTTCCACGTCATCGAGGGCGGCGGCTCCTTCGGCCGGAAGCTCTTCTTCGACGCCGCGGAGGAGGCCGCCGAGGTCTCGCAGCTGATGGGCAAGCCGGTCAAGCTCATGTGGACCCGTGCCGACGACTCCCGCCAGGGCCGGATGCACCCGATGTCCACCTGCCGGGTGCGCGCCCAGGTCAGCGGCGACGCCGTCTCGAGCTTCGAGATCCGGCACACCAGCGTCGCCACCGAGGGCAACCCCGGTCTCGGCGAGGCGATCACCGCCGCGGCCCAGAAGGCCCCGGGCGGCAACTACACGGTCTCGCAGGCCCTGTACGTGCTGACCCAGACCAACCCGTACAACGTCGGAGTCGCGACCTCGCTGCTCAACGAGGTCGACATGCGGTTCAACACCTCGTCGATGCGCAACATCTACTCGCCCGACACGTCCACCGCGCGTGAGCTGATGGTCGACCAGATCGCGAACAGGATGGGCAAGGATCCGTACGAGTTCCGGTCGGCCTACACCAAGCTGACGCGCTGGAAGGACGTCGTGGACCGCGCCGCCGAGGAGGCGGACTGGGGCAAGTCGATGCCTGAGGGCACCGCCCAGGGCATCGCGATGCACGTCGAGTACAAGGGTGTCGCCTGCGCGGTCGTCGAGCTCGACTGCCGGCCCGAGACCGTCAACCGCAAGATCCGCCAGGCCCGCACCGGCCCGCGCGTCACCAAGGTGACCTACGTGGTCGACGGCGGCCTGATCATCAACCCGCGCGGCTACGAGGCACAGATGATGGGCGGCATCAACGACGGCATCGCGATGACGCTGACCTCCGGGATGCACCTCGAGGACGGCCACTTCATCGAGGCCAGCTGGGACAACTACTTCTACACCCGGCAGTGGAACACCCCGCCCGAGATGAAGATCATCCTGATCGAGAACTCCGAGGCGCCCGAGCCCGGCGGTGCCGGTGAGTTCGGCGTCGCCGCGACCTGCGGTGCGATCGCGTGCGCCTACGTCCGCGCGACCGGGAAGGTCCCGACCGAGTTCCCGATCCTGCACAACGAGCCGCTGCCCTTCGATCCGTACCCGACGATCCCGCCGGTCCCGCCGTCGCCCACCGACGGGCTCGCGCTCGCCCGCTGA
- a CDS encoding tyrosine-type recombinase/integrase: MWADTGYVFTTPTGQPLNPRTDYTNWKVLLDRAGVAERRLHDARHTAATFLLLLGVTERTVMSVMGWSSTAMAVRYQHVVAAVRRDVAVQVGGLLWRPPASPTPEREPGP, encoded by the coding sequence GTGTGGGCAGACACCGGATACGTCTTCACCACGCCCACCGGACAGCCGTTGAACCCTCGGACCGACTACACGAACTGGAAGGTGCTGCTCGACAGGGCGGGTGTCGCGGAGAGGCGGCTGCACGATGCTCGCCACACGGCGGCGACCTTCCTGCTGCTGCTCGGCGTCACCGAGCGGACGGTGATGTCCGTGATGGGCTGGTCGAGCACCGCGATGGCCGTGCGGTATCAACATGTCGTGGCCGCCGTCCGCCGCGATGTCGCTGTTCAGGTGGGCGGCTTGCTCTGGCGGCCCCCTGCGTCGCCGACGCCGGAACGCGAACCTGGTCCGTGA
- a CDS encoding class I SAM-dependent methyltransferase, with protein sequence MRSWTPGIAHGPSYDTPDNAAFALEEPHVWGILDELPPGDALDAACGTGRHAARLAARGHRVVGVDTSPEMLDRAQINAPAADFHVGDLHELPADDGTFDVVVCALALAHLTDLAPVYAEFARVVRPGGHLVVSDVHAEAVLRGSQPAVRVDGRPARIRNYRHHAADHLQPALKHGFEVVGCIEPRVSALPTPQEPASAPGPWDTWPWSLGPMIPEAASAAAEGEPVMVIWHYRMPSA encoded by the coding sequence ATCCGAAGCTGGACGCCGGGTATCGCGCATGGGCCGTCCTACGACACCCCGGACAATGCGGCGTTTGCCCTCGAGGAGCCTCATGTCTGGGGGATCCTCGACGAACTGCCCCCCGGCGACGCACTGGACGCCGCCTGCGGGACGGGACGGCACGCTGCTCGGCTCGCAGCACGAGGGCACCGGGTAGTCGGAGTCGACACATCGCCGGAGATGTTGGACCGTGCGCAGATCAATGCGCCCGCCGCGGATTTCCACGTCGGTGACCTCCACGAGCTTCCGGCCGATGATGGAACGTTCGATGTCGTCGTATGTGCGCTCGCGCTCGCTCACCTGACGGACTTGGCACCGGTCTACGCCGAATTCGCCCGGGTCGTTCGGCCCGGCGGGCACTTGGTCGTGTCCGACGTACACGCTGAGGCTGTCCTGCGCGGCTCGCAGCCGGCCGTCCGAGTGGACGGGCGACCGGCCCGAATCCGCAACTACCGGCACCACGCAGCCGACCACCTCCAACCGGCGTTGAAGCACGGGTTCGAGGTGGTCGGCTGTATCGAGCCGCGCGTATCGGCACTCCCTACGCCTCAGGAGCCGGCGTCGGCCCCGGGACCGTGGGACACCTGGCCGTGGTCGCTCGGCCCGATGATTCCGGAAGCTGCCTCGGCGGCGGCTGAAGGGGAACCTGTGATGGTCATATGGCACTACCGCATGCCCAGCGCTTGA
- a CDS encoding nucleoside deaminase has translation MFRPADRLALGRALDVARGAAATGDIPIGAVVLAADGTELAAACNAREATGDPTAHAEVLALRAAAAVVGEWRLTGTTLAVTVEPCTMCAGAIGLARVERVVFGAWEPKTGAAGSLWDVLRDRRLAHRPEVVGGVRAGEAAALLREFFGRTPSADRD, from the coding sequence GTGTTCCGCCCGGCCGACCGGCTCGCGCTGGGCCGCGCCCTCGACGTCGCGCGCGGCGCCGCGGCGACCGGAGACATCCCGATCGGCGCGGTCGTGCTCGCCGCCGACGGCACCGAGCTCGCCGCGGCCTGCAACGCCCGCGAGGCCACCGGTGACCCGACCGCGCACGCCGAGGTGCTCGCCCTGCGTGCCGCCGCTGCCGTGGTGGGGGAGTGGCGGCTGACCGGGACGACCCTCGCCGTGACCGTCGAGCCGTGCACGATGTGCGCCGGCGCGATCGGGCTGGCCCGGGTCGAGCGCGTCGTGTTCGGGGCGTGGGAGCCGAAGACCGGCGCCGCCGGCTCGCTGTGGGACGTGCTGCGCGACCGTCGGCTCGCACACCGGCCCGAGGTCGTCGGCGGGGTCCGCGCAGGTGAGGCAGCCGCTCTGCTGCGCGAGTTCTTCGGCCGGACCCCGTCCGCCGACCGTGACTGA
- a CDS encoding tRNA adenosine deaminase-associated protein → MPTQSVEAAPDTRGAALPGFAVAAIREEGRWRCVRLGSEALVDLDAAIAALRAQRSTGAVLGLLDVDDEFFVLIRPSAGGVRLLISDAVAALDYDIAADVLDLLRVELPPDDDALDDAWPEGDLGIVADLGLPADELEILVSDLELYPDEQLDTIARRCGFAAALDELVGS, encoded by the coding sequence GTGCCCACACAGAGCGTTGAGGCAGCCCCGGACACCCGTGGCGCCGCCCTGCCCGGATTCGCGGTCGCCGCGATCCGGGAGGAGGGTCGTTGGCGCTGTGTCCGGCTGGGCTCCGAGGCGCTCGTGGATCTCGACGCGGCGATCGCCGCGCTGCGCGCGCAGCGTTCCACCGGCGCGGTGCTCGGCCTGCTCGACGTCGACGACGAGTTCTTCGTCCTGATCCGCCCGTCCGCGGGCGGGGTGCGGCTGCTGATCTCCGACGCCGTCGCCGCGCTGGACTACGACATCGCCGCCGACGTGCTCGACCTGCTCCGCGTCGAGCTCCCCCCGGACGACGACGCCCTCGACGACGCCTGGCCCGAGGGTGACCTGGGCATCGTGGCCGACCTCGGTCTGCCCGCCGACGAGCTGGAGATCCTCGTCTCCGACCTCGAGCTCTACCCCGACGAGCAGCTGGACACCATCGCCCGCCGGTGCGGGTTCGCGGCTGCGCTGGACGAGCTCGTCGGCTCCTGA